The following proteins come from a genomic window of Bradyrhizobium paxllaeri:
- a CDS encoding AMP-binding protein has translation MPASQPAPGIIGPFAGLDVPWLLRMRAESRRNHPFLIWAPFEGPARKWSYGEFHERVGALAAGLARRGVKPGEYVLIHLDNCIEAMLAWFACVELGAIAVTTNTRSAAAEMEYFAGHCGAVAAITQPAYAELVSANCRGLRWIAVISHDAGSTPAQGAPRGDSFESLFANSADRPRRATDPFAPCSVQYTSGTTSRPKAVLWTHANALWGAKINAAHEDLHAGDVHQTYLPLFHTNALAYSMLATLWVGASCVIQPRFSASRFWSVALEHDCTWTSTIPFCMKALLEHEIPKSHKFRLWGTAVSEPPPFAAFGVKTIGWWGMTETITHGIVGEVDQPNTPMSIGRAAPEYQIRIVEDDGTPTEVGGTGNLLIKGIPGLSLFSEYLHNEKATRESFDEHGYFITGDRVTLLDDGFIKFGDRTKDMLKVGGENVAASEIEQVIAVVPGVREAAVVAKKHPMLDEVPVVFIIPQAGVKGAPADLHDTVMAACRNGLADFKVPREIHFVDDMPRSTLEKVAKAELRKMLG, from the coding sequence ATGCCAGCTTCACAGCCAGCGCCGGGCATTATCGGACCATTCGCAGGGCTGGATGTGCCGTGGCTGTTGCGGATGCGCGCCGAAAGCCGACGCAACCATCCCTTCCTGATCTGGGCGCCGTTCGAGGGTCCGGCGCGGAAATGGTCCTACGGCGAATTCCACGAGCGCGTCGGCGCGCTTGCCGCGGGCCTCGCCAGGCGCGGCGTGAAACCCGGCGAATACGTTCTGATCCATCTCGACAATTGCATCGAGGCCATGCTGGCCTGGTTTGCCTGCGTCGAACTCGGCGCGATCGCCGTCACCACCAACACCCGCTCGGCGGCAGCCGAGATGGAATATTTCGCCGGCCATTGCGGTGCGGTTGCCGCGATCACCCAGCCAGCTTATGCCGAACTGGTCTCGGCCAATTGTCGCGGCCTGCGCTGGATCGCCGTGATCTCGCATGATGCCGGCAGTACACCCGCGCAGGGCGCGCCGCGCGGCGACAGTTTTGAGTCCCTGTTCGCCAACAGCGCCGACCGGCCGCGCCGCGCAACCGATCCGTTCGCACCGTGCAGCGTGCAATACACCTCCGGCACCACGTCACGGCCGAAGGCGGTGCTGTGGACGCATGCCAACGCATTGTGGGGTGCCAAGATCAACGCCGCGCATGAAGACCTGCATGCCGGCGATGTACACCAGACCTATCTGCCGCTGTTCCACACCAACGCGCTCGCCTATTCGATGCTGGCAACGCTGTGGGTCGGCGCCTCCTGCGTGATCCAGCCACGATTTTCGGCCAGCCGGTTCTGGAGCGTCGCGCTCGAACACGACTGCACCTGGACCTCGACGATTCCCTTCTGCATGAAGGCGCTGCTGGAGCACGAGATTCCGAAGAGCCACAAGTTCCGGCTCTGGGGTACTGCCGTATCCGAGCCACCGCCATTTGCCGCATTCGGCGTCAAAACCATCGGCTGGTGGGGGATGACGGAAACCATCACGCACGGGATCGTCGGCGAGGTCGACCAGCCCAACACGCCGATGTCGATCGGCCGCGCCGCGCCCGAGTATCAGATCCGCATCGTCGAGGATGACGGCACGCCGACGGAAGTCGGTGGCACCGGCAACCTCCTGATCAAGGGCATCCCCGGCCTGTCGCTGTTTTCGGAGTATCTCCACAACGAAAAGGCCACGCGCGAAAGCTTTGACGAGCACGGCTATTTCATCACCGGCGACCGCGTCACGCTACTCGATGACGGCTTCATCAAGTTCGGCGACCGCACCAAGGACATGCTCAAGGTCGGCGGCGAGAACGTCGCGGCGTCCGAGATCGAGCAGGTGATCGCTGTCGTGCCCGGCGTGCGCGAGGCCGCCGTGGTGGCGAAGAAGCATCCGATGCTGGATGAGGTGCCCGTCGTGTTCATCATTCCGCAGGCCGGCGTCAAGGGCGCACCGGCCGACCTGCATGACACAGTGATGGCCGCCTGCAGAAACGGCCTCGCCGATTTCAAGGTGCCGCGCGAGATTCACTTCGTCGACGACATGCCGCGCTCGACGCTGGAAAAGGTGGCGAAAGCGGAGTTGCGGAAGATGCTGGGGTGA
- a CDS encoding VOC family protein: MSVRVNALDHLVINVSDVARSTEWYRKILGMEVKVFDPGPGKTPRTSLVFGNQKINVRPRDADKVEWFTADHETAGSDDLCFLTSSTPDEVVAHLNANGIAIEEGPVAKQGARGTLRSVYCRDPDGSLIEISSYDDGAS, translated from the coding sequence ATGTCCGTCAGGGTTAACGCGCTCGACCATCTCGTGATCAATGTCTCCGACGTGGCGCGCTCCACCGAGTGGTACCGCAAGATCCTCGGCATGGAGGTCAAGGTGTTCGATCCCGGCCCGGGCAAAACGCCGCGGACCTCGCTGGTGTTCGGCAACCAGAAGATCAATGTGCGGCCGCGCGATGCCGACAAGGTCGAGTGGTTCACGGCCGACCATGAGACCGCCGGCAGCGACGATCTGTGCTTCCTGACCTCGAGCACACCGGATGAAGTCGTGGCGCATCTCAACGCCAATGGCATCGCGATCGAGGAAGGCCCGGTGGCGAAGCAAGGCGCCCGCGGCACGCTGCGCTCGGTCTATTGCCGGGACCCGGATGGCAGCTTGATCGAGATTTCGTCGTATGACGATGGCGCGAGCTAG
- a CDS encoding Bug family tripartite tricarboxylate transporter substrate binding protein encodes MISRRTAICLAVIGLSTAASVGSVSAADYPTRPVKWVVGYPPGGATDIIARLIGQRLSERLGQQFVIENKPGAGNNIATESVINAEPDGYTLLLVNPANYINATLYANLKFNVVRDIAPVAAFNRVPNVMTVNKDVPAKTVAEFIAYVKANPGKVNLASSGNGTSVHLSGEMFMAMSGAKMQHVPYRGAAPAITDLLGGQVQLIFDNMPSILQHVRAGSARALAVTSATKSSLLPDVPVLADTIPGYEASALFGVGAPKNTPKDVIAKLNKEINEILAEPAIKARLVDLGGEPLIGTPEAFGAMVQAETDKWKKVIEEAKVEKVQ; translated from the coding sequence ATGATTTCACGTCGCACCGCGATTTGTCTGGCCGTGATCGGCCTTTCCACGGCCGCTTCGGTCGGCAGCGTTTCGGCGGCGGATTATCCGACCCGGCCGGTGAAATGGGTCGTCGGATATCCCCCGGGCGGCGCGACCGACATCATCGCGCGGCTGATCGGCCAGCGGCTTTCCGAACGGCTCGGCCAGCAATTCGTGATCGAGAACAAGCCCGGCGCTGGCAACAACATCGCGACCGAATCCGTCATCAATGCGGAACCGGACGGCTACACGTTGCTGCTGGTGAACCCTGCGAACTACATCAACGCCACGCTCTACGCGAACCTGAAGTTCAACGTCGTACGTGATATCGCGCCGGTCGCGGCGTTCAATCGCGTGCCGAACGTGATGACGGTCAACAAGGACGTGCCGGCGAAAACGGTCGCCGAGTTCATCGCCTATGTGAAGGCCAATCCGGGCAAGGTGAACCTGGCCTCGTCAGGCAACGGCACGTCGGTGCATCTGTCGGGCGAAATGTTCATGGCGATGTCGGGCGCCAAGATGCAGCACGTTCCCTATCGCGGCGCTGCGCCTGCCATCACCGATCTGCTCGGCGGTCAGGTCCAGTTGATCTTCGATAACATGCCCTCCATCCTTCAGCATGTCCGCGCCGGATCCGCGCGGGCGCTGGCCGTGACCAGCGCGACGAAATCGTCGCTGCTGCCCGACGTGCCTGTTCTCGCCGATACCATTCCGGGCTATGAGGCGAGCGCGCTGTTCGGCGTGGGTGCGCCGAAGAACACCCCGAAGGACGTCATCGCCAAGCTGAACAAGGAGATCAACGAGATCCTCGCCGAACCCGCGATCAAGGCCAGGCTGGTCGATCTCGGCGGCGAACCGCTGATCGGCACGCCGGAAGCGTTCGGCGCGATGGTTCAGGCCGAAACCGACAAGTGGAAGAAAGTCATCGAGGAAGCCAAGGTAGAAAAGGTGCAGTGA
- a CDS encoding DUF3551 domain-containing protein: MRSAMLAILALSAATVATVAGSSPVAAYDYPYCLQGRGIGVPGDCSYATYGQCMASASGRALYCNINPRVAYGQQRRMRVYRDY, encoded by the coding sequence ATGCGCAGTGCAATGTTAGCGATCTTGGCGCTGTCGGCGGCGACAGTTGCCACGGTGGCAGGCAGCTCGCCGGTGGCAGCCTATGATTATCCCTACTGCCTGCAGGGCAGGGGCATCGGCGTCCCCGGTGACTGCTCCTACGCGACCTATGGGCAATGCATGGCGTCGGCCTCGGGCCGCGCCCTCTATTGCAACATCAATCCGCGCGTAGCCTACGGACAGCAGCGGCGGATGCGGGTTTATCGGGACTATTGA
- a CDS encoding ArsR/SmtB family transcription factor, producing the protein MVKYQEDILDRTFAALSDPTRRALLARLGDRESLSISELAQPFSMSLPAIMKHLDVLSDAGLIAREKTGRTVACQLTAQPMEQAMEWLNRYQRFWSDALDRLAAFVEEDPWPPSQALPSTIPSATPSSPRGPVSRSRAGSTRRPKRSTPRGPTRKS; encoded by the coding sequence ATGGTTAAGTATCAGGAAGACATTCTGGACCGCACCTTTGCCGCGCTGTCCGATCCGACCCGTCGTGCGCTGCTGGCGCGGCTGGGGGATCGCGAAAGTCTGTCGATCAGCGAACTGGCGCAGCCGTTTTCGATGTCGCTGCCCGCGATCATGAAGCATCTCGATGTGCTGTCGGACGCCGGCCTGATCGCGCGCGAGAAGACCGGCCGCACGGTCGCGTGCCAGCTGACCGCGCAGCCGATGGAGCAGGCGATGGAATGGCTCAATCGCTACCAGCGCTTCTGGTCCGACGCTCTCGACCGCCTTGCCGCTTTTGTGGAGGAAGATCCATGGCCACCCAGTCAAGCCTTGCCAAGCACGATACCATCAGCGACGCCGAGCTCGCCGCGCGGCCCAGTCTCACGCTCACGCGCCGGCTCAACGCGGCGCCCGAAAAGGTCTACGCCGCGTGGGCCGACCCGGAAAAGCTAG
- a CDS encoding SRPBCC family protein, with translation MSDAELAARPSLTLTRRLNAAPEKVYAAWADPEKLVQWFGPASVEEGSVKADSDLRVGGRYRISFNANGNYNEVGGVYREVVPNQRLVFSWAWHSTPERESLVTISIKPEGRGTLLVFNHAQFVDEKARDSHERGWTELLAKLETHLA, from the coding sequence ATCAGCGACGCCGAGCTCGCCGCGCGGCCCAGTCTCACGCTCACGCGCCGGCTCAACGCGGCGCCCGAAAAGGTCTACGCCGCGTGGGCCGACCCGGAAAAGCTAGTGCAATGGTTCGGGCCGGCCTCGGTAGAGGAGGGCTCCGTGAAGGCCGACAGCGACCTGCGCGTCGGCGGCCGCTACCGCATCAGCTTCAATGCCAACGGCAATTATAACGAAGTCGGCGGCGTCTATCGCGAGGTCGTGCCGAACCAGCGGCTGGTGTTTAGCTGGGCGTGGCATTCGACGCCGGAGCGGGAATCGCTGGTGACAATTTCGATCAAGCCGGAAGGCCGCGGCACGCTGCTCGTCTTCAATCATGCGCAGTTCGTCGATGAGAAAGCGCGCGACAGCCACGAGCGCGGATGGACGGAACTCCTCGCCAAGCTCGAAACGCATCTTGCTTAA
- a CDS encoding DUF899 domain-containing protein — protein MQPHSIVSREEWIAARQTHLAHEKEYTKARERLNEERRALPWVRVEKNYSFDGPDGKVSFGDLFKGRSQLVVQHLMFAPDWNEACKSCSFWADGFERMIPHLAARDTTMVAISRAPLPKLAAFKQRMGWTFDWLSSGGNEFNYDYGVSFTQEQIAAGSNYNYGTTPFGGEEAPGISVFYRDEAGNIFHTYSCFARGLDMMNAAYHYLDLTPLGRHEEGLPYPMDWVRLRDQYQPSQVQASCCHS, from the coding sequence ATGCAGCCGCACAGCATTGTCTCTCGCGAGGAATGGATCGCCGCCCGTCAAACCCATCTCGCGCATGAGAAGGAATACACCAAGGCGCGCGAGCGCCTGAACGAGGAGCGTCGTGCGCTGCCCTGGGTCAGGGTCGAGAAGAACTATTCGTTCGACGGCCCCGACGGCAAGGTGTCGTTCGGCGATCTCTTCAAGGGACGCAGTCAGCTCGTGGTGCAGCACCTGATGTTCGCACCCGACTGGAACGAGGCCTGCAAGAGCTGTTCGTTCTGGGCCGACGGGTTCGAGCGCATGATCCCGCACCTGGCCGCCCGCGACACCACGATGGTTGCGATCTCGCGCGCGCCGCTGCCAAAGCTCGCCGCATTCAAGCAGCGGATGGGCTGGACCTTCGACTGGCTGTCGTCCGGCGGCAACGAATTCAATTACGATTACGGCGTGTCGTTCACACAGGAGCAGATCGCGGCGGGCAGCAACTACAATTATGGAACTACGCCGTTCGGAGGCGAGGAAGCGCCCGGAATCAGCGTGTTCTATCGCGATGAAGCAGGGAACATCTTCCACACCTATTCCTGCTTCGCGCGCGGCCTCGACATGATGAACGCCGCCTACCACTATCTCGATCTGACGCCGCTCGGGCGACACGAGGAGGGGCTGCCCTATCCGATGGACTGGGTGCGGCTACGTGACCAATACCAGCCGTCGCAGGTTCAGGCATCTTGTTGTCATAGCTGA
- a CDS encoding DUF1428 domain-containing protein, translating to MPYVDGFIVAVPKKNLEAYTRLSKKCGKIWREYGALDYREWVADDVKVGKLTSFPRSVKLKPGETVVFAWITYKSRAQRDKINSKVMKDPRLGEMMDPKSKPPFDGKRMIYGGFESLVKV from the coding sequence ATGCCTTACGTGGATGGCTTCATCGTTGCCGTGCCGAAGAAAAATCTCGAGGCCTATACCCGCTTGTCGAAGAAGTGCGGCAAGATCTGGCGCGAATACGGTGCGCTGGACTACCGCGAGTGGGTCGCCGATGACGTCAAGGTCGGCAAGCTCACGTCGTTTCCGCGCAGCGTAAAGCTGAAACCCGGCGAAACCGTCGTGTTCGCCTGGATCACCTACAAGTCGCGCGCCCAGCGCGACAAGATCAACTCCAAGGTGATGAAGGATCCGCGGCTCGGCGAGATGATGGATCCCAAATCAAAGCCGCCGTTTGACGGCAAGCGGATGATCTATGGCGGCTTTGAAAGCCTGGTGAAAGTGTAG
- the dctP gene encoding TRAP transporter substrate-binding protein DctP, with protein sequence MFSRTRMPSAATGLLGLVAIFSTPASSAEVVLRFGSINTENTPAYEQVLLPFAKAVEEESGGRIEVALKPLGGYGKPAELFTMVEKGAIEMAATVQGYHPGRFPQSSVMELPFMFDNSISGTSAMMSLYKEGLLDKDYASVKVLGLYVLPPYPIFTTGKKIQSVKDFRGLRMRTPSTTVGVALAKLGAVPLGIPLNMIGDTIASGYVDAIAYGWDSTTTTKGAAGKFLADQLKVVIDARLAAPALMIVMNRAAWESMPADLKKIIEKHSSDIAMGSARIREAQEAVTKKKLQSDPRFTALAFSDGQRAELQRVTAPAVVEWKANMAKLGIDGERLYTRARELIQQYKVATK encoded by the coding sequence ATGTTCTCCCGCACCAGGATGCCATCCGCGGCCACAGGCCTGCTTGGTCTCGTCGCCATTTTCTCCACGCCCGCGTCATCAGCGGAAGTGGTGTTGCGCTTCGGCTCGATCAATACCGAAAACACGCCGGCCTATGAACAGGTCCTGCTGCCGTTTGCAAAGGCGGTCGAGGAGGAGTCCGGCGGGCGCATTGAAGTGGCGCTGAAGCCGCTTGGCGGTTACGGCAAGCCCGCCGAACTGTTCACCATGGTCGAGAAGGGCGCCATCGAGATGGCGGCAACCGTGCAGGGATATCATCCCGGCCGCTTCCCGCAGTCGTCGGTGATGGAACTGCCCTTCATGTTCGATAATTCGATCTCGGGCACTTCCGCGATGATGTCGCTGTACAAGGAAGGCTTGCTCGACAAGGACTATGCCTCGGTGAAGGTCCTTGGTCTTTATGTTCTACCGCCTTATCCGATCTTCACGACCGGCAAGAAGATCCAGTCGGTGAAGGATTTCCGCGGCCTGCGCATGCGCACGCCGAGCACGACCGTCGGCGTGGCGCTGGCCAAGCTCGGCGCGGTCCCGCTCGGCATTCCCCTCAACATGATCGGCGACACCATCGCCAGCGGCTATGTCGATGCCATCGCCTATGGCTGGGATTCCACGACCACCACCAAGGGCGCGGCTGGAAAGTTTCTGGCCGACCAGTTGAAGGTCGTGATCGACGCGCGGCTGGCCGCGCCGGCGCTGATGATCGTCATGAACCGCGCCGCGTGGGAATCGATGCCGGCCGATCTGAAGAAGATTATCGAAAAACACTCTTCCGACATCGCGATGGGCAGCGCGCGCATCCGCGAGGCGCAGGAAGCCGTCACCAAGAAGAAGCTGCAGAGCGATCCGCGCTTCACGGCGCTGGCCTTCAGCGACGGGCAGCGCGCCGAACTGCAGCGGGTGACCGCGCCGGCTGTGGTCGAGTGGAAGGCCAACATGGCGAAGCTCGGCATTGACGGCGAGCGGCTCTACACCCGCGCCCGCGAATTGATCCAGCAATACAAGGTTGCCACCAAGTAA
- a CDS encoding methyl-accepting chemotaxis protein encodes MTSARKLGIRAKLFFAFAAVSGTTVIAGAAAWLMFSQVRDLFHGVAGRNIPEIVETLGLQTDTQALAGSAPTLLAAKSQAQRQQEMTALKARQEGIARRLDEIARTQSDRDAIDRLKKLIAAMNTKLAALDGAVDDRLKLSARGEEIVKAAQNTQTKLNDVLLPAGEKAQADITMVSMTLGGDANQTMMTLLKLVSTQVPVSQGFADLVGFVNLASSLLDRAAVAPNADSVTALEKNFKAMSAKVEEKLDIVNTLQPTEGLPKAGEAWLKLGSGETIFEARRKELAASQLGQKLLDETRGLTGDLAKEVTAQVKAVTNKTKEATDRSDEAIGFGTSVMLMIAAISVAGAALFVWFYIGRNLVARLVGLEKTMTRLAGGDLAAEVDTRRGGDEIGQMAEALSVFREGIVQANAAAAEKAAEQEAKQRQAALIDQLTREFNDGATSALAAVSNAASRMKGSAEKMSQVAAQAKEQTGAVASASEQAAANVQTVASATEELSSSISEISRQVGESTRIAAQAVEQVAKSEVTVTELANAANRIGEVVGLINTIAAQTNLLALNATIEAARAGEAGKGFAVVASEVKSLATQTARATEGITAQVSAIQGSTQEAVDTIKGIGQIIDKMSEIATTVAAAVEEQGAATAEIARNIQQAASGTQNVSNNIVGVSNAANQTGETASDVLESSDGLAAESEALSNEVGRFLARIKAA; translated from the coding sequence GTGACATCAGCTCGCAAACTCGGCATCCGGGCCAAGCTTTTCTTCGCTTTCGCCGCGGTATCGGGAACCACCGTGATCGCCGGCGCCGCCGCCTGGCTGATGTTCTCGCAGGTTCGCGATCTCTTCCACGGTGTCGCTGGTCGCAACATTCCGGAGATCGTCGAAACGCTGGGATTGCAGACGGATACCCAGGCGCTGGCCGGCTCCGCCCCGACCTTGCTGGCGGCAAAATCGCAGGCGCAGCGGCAACAGGAAATGACCGCGCTGAAGGCGCGTCAGGAAGGCATCGCCAGGCGACTCGACGAGATCGCTCGCACCCAATCCGATCGCGACGCGATCGATCGGCTGAAGAAGCTGATTGCGGCAATGAACACCAAGCTCGCCGCGCTTGACGGGGCGGTTGACGATCGCCTCAAGCTCAGCGCCCGCGGCGAAGAGATCGTGAAGGCGGCCCAGAACACCCAGACCAAGCTCAATGACGTGCTGTTGCCGGCCGGCGAAAAGGCCCAGGCTGATATCACCATGGTGTCGATGACCCTTGGCGGTGACGCCAACCAGACCATGATGACGCTGCTCAAGCTGGTTTCGACCCAGGTGCCGGTGTCACAGGGCTTTGCCGACCTGGTCGGCTTCGTCAATCTGGCATCGAGTCTCCTGGACCGCGCGGCGGTCGCGCCGAATGCCGACAGCGTCACGGCGCTGGAAAAGAACTTCAAGGCGATGTCGGCCAAGGTCGAGGAGAAGCTCGATATCGTCAACACCCTGCAACCGACCGAGGGCCTGCCCAAAGCGGGGGAAGCCTGGCTGAAGCTCGGCTCGGGCGAGACGATCTTCGAGGCGCGCCGCAAGGAGCTCGCTGCCAGTCAGCTCGGTCAAAAGCTGCTGGACGAGACGCGCGGCTTGACCGGCGACCTTGCAAAGGAAGTCACCGCGCAGGTCAAGGCCGTCACCAACAAGACCAAGGAAGCCACCGACCGTTCCGACGAGGCCATCGGTTTTGGCACCTCCGTGATGCTGATGATCGCGGCGATCAGCGTCGCCGGCGCCGCCTTGTTCGTCTGGTTCTATATCGGCCGTAATCTGGTGGCGCGTCTGGTCGGCCTGGAGAAGACCATGACGCGGCTCGCCGGCGGTGACCTCGCCGCCGAAGTCGACACCAGGCGTGGTGGCGATGAGATCGGCCAGATGGCGGAAGCGCTGTCGGTGTTCCGCGAAGGCATCGTGCAGGCCAACGCCGCCGCGGCCGAAAAGGCCGCCGAGCAGGAGGCGAAGCAGCGGCAGGCCGCGTTGATCGACCAGTTGACGCGCGAGTTCAATGACGGTGCGACCAGCGCGCTGGCCGCGGTGTCCAATGCCGCCTCGCGCATGAAGGGGTCGGCGGAAAAGATGTCACAGGTCGCCGCGCAGGCCAAGGAACAGACCGGCGCCGTCGCATCGGCTTCCGAGCAGGCTGCCGCCAATGTCCAGACCGTGGCATCCGCCACCGAAGAGCTTTCGAGCTCGATCAGCGAGATTTCCCGGCAGGTCGGCGAATCCACCCGGATCGCGGCCCAGGCGGTGGAGCAGGTGGCGAAGAGCGAAGTCACGGTCACCGAGCTTGCCAACGCGGCCAATCGCATCGGCGAAGTGGTCGGCCTGATCAACACGATTGCAGCGCAGACCAACCTGTTGGCGCTTAATGCGACCATCGAGGCCGCGCGCGCCGGCGAGGCCGGCAAGGGCTTTGCCGTCGTTGCCTCCGAGGTCAAGAGCCTTGCCACGCAAACGGCGCGCGCTACCGAAGGCATCACCGCGCAGGTCTCCGCCATTCAGGGCTCGACCCAGGAAGCGGTCGATACCATCAAGGGCATCGGTCAGATCATCGACAAGATGTCGGAGATCGCCACCACAGTCGCTGCCGCGGTCGAAGAGCAGGGCGCGGCGACGGCGGAGATCGCCCGCAACATCCAGCAGGCCGCCTCCGGCACGCAGAATGTCTCAAACAACATCGTCGGCGTCTCGAATGCGGCCAACCAGACCGGCGAGACGGCGTCCGACGTTCTGGAATCCTCCGACGGCCTCGCGGCAGAGTCGGAGGCGCTCAGCAACGAGGTCGGCCGCTTCCTCGCCCGCATCAAGGCAGCGTAA
- a CDS encoding arylsulfatase → MRITLIHALKHSIVPIEASFARLWPEARLMNLLDDSLSADLARDGGLTDAMTERFLRLGRYAAGTGSDAILFTCSAFGPCIEAVARAHAPMPVLKPNEAMIEQVVARGKKVGLLSTFPPTLVSMPPEFPPSIELVPKLAEGAMAALDRGDRATHDRLVVDASRDLRDCDLIALAQYSLAPAADEVARATGRPVLTTPDSAVQKLKKLLGVEGG, encoded by the coding sequence ATGCGCATCACCCTGATCCACGCCCTGAAACATTCGATCGTCCCGATCGAGGCTTCCTTCGCCAGGCTCTGGCCGGAGGCGCGCCTGATGAACCTGCTCGACGACAGCCTGTCGGCCGATCTGGCGCGTGACGGCGGGCTCACCGACGCCATGACCGAACGTTTTCTCCGGCTTGGGCGCTATGCGGCCGGCACCGGGTCTGACGCGATCCTGTTCACCTGCTCGGCGTTCGGCCCCTGCATCGAGGCGGTCGCGCGTGCCCACGCCCCGATGCCGGTGCTCAAGCCGAACGAGGCGATGATCGAGCAGGTGGTCGCGCGGGGTAAGAAGGTCGGATTGCTGTCGACGTTTCCACCGACGCTGGTCTCGATGCCGCCGGAGTTTCCGCCGTCGATCGAACTGGTGCCGAAACTGGCGGAAGGCGCGATGGCCGCGCTCGATCGCGGCGACCGCGCCACCCACGACCGGCTGGTCGTGGACGCGTCAAGGGATTTGCGCGACTGCGACCTGATCGCGCTCGCCCAATACAGCCTCGCGCCGGCGGCGGACGAGGTCGCCAGGGCGACGGGGCGGCCGGTCCTCACCACCCCTGACAGCGCGGTGCAGAAGCTGAAAAAGTTGCTGGGCGTCGAGGGCGGCTAG